One part of the Fusibacter sp. A1 genome encodes these proteins:
- a CDS encoding substrate-binding domain-containing protein, with protein MKRIKWLEIALILALVILITYAVVLSLDLGHYRSEFFKDNQSPVIHYALITDDDSSQSAADFFAGMEDAINEYNVVLETTLVTEDETSINQAFEIAEQMKVDGIIVKLKSNSKAKDNIIKMQQKGIFIVLVGNDSPESYRDVYIGSNKFNAGKVSAALATEGRTDKAKVLLLLGRDYESSSGSARNNFLNGFRPVDSEEGVLEIVYIGYTAQTRAELLLESHLSEDSINTVVCTDPLDTTRVMNLLVDLNRVSDIRLIGSGNLEATLEGIKKGIVYASIDLGFDIMGDEAIRALIALNQNKSQSSYVNIEINVME; from the coding sequence ATGAAGCGGATAAAATGGCTTGAAATAGCACTAATACTGGCGCTGGTTATTTTGATTACCTATGCGGTTGTGCTATCCCTTGACTTAGGGCACTACCGTAGTGAGTTTTTTAAGGACAATCAGTCGCCAGTCATTCATTACGCATTGATTACTGATGACGACAGCTCGCAAAGCGCCGCTGATTTTTTTGCGGGCATGGAGGATGCGATCAATGAATATAATGTGGTTCTTGAAACGACCCTTGTGACAGAAGACGAGACAAGTATCAATCAGGCATTTGAAATAGCCGAGCAAATGAAGGTGGATGGTATCATTGTGAAGCTCAAATCAAATTCCAAAGCGAAGGACAATATTATAAAAATGCAGCAAAAGGGCATTTTTATCGTACTTGTCGGCAATGATTCTCCGGAATCCTATCGAGATGTCTACATCGGCAGCAACAAGTTCAACGCAGGTAAGGTAAGCGCCGCTCTTGCGACTGAGGGGCGTACGGACAAGGCAAAAGTACTACTTTTACTTGGAAGAGATTATGAGTCCAGTTCGGGTTCTGCAAGGAATAATTTTCTGAATGGTTTTAGACCGGTAGATTCAGAGGAAGGCGTCCTGGAAATCGTCTATATCGGTTATACTGCCCAGACAAGGGCTGAACTGTTATTGGAAAGTCACTTAAGTGAAGACAGCATCAATACCGTAGTTTGTACAGATCCGCTTGATACTACTAGGGTGATGAACCTACTTGTCGACCTCAATCGAGTAAGTGACATAAGGTTGATCGGTAGCGGAAATCTCGAGGCAACGCTTGAAGGAATTAAAAAGGGTATCGTTTACGCAAGTATCGACCTTGGTTTTGATATTATGGGTGATGAGGCGATTAGAGCTTTGATCGCACTTAATCAGAATAAGTCTCAATCGTCCTATGTGAATATCGAAATCAATGTCATGGAATAG
- a CDS encoding sugar ABC transporter substrate-binding protein translates to MKKLLVLVLVFVVMLSSVACTQSEGKGSSTLDIGIILPTQNEERWTQDKERFLAAAGETDYNVEILFSEGDSAVEATNIDSFISKGVKVIIITAHDSGAAESAVQRAIDAGVKVIAYDRIVDLPGVSFYVTFDSIVVGNEQGQFLIDNATGKDNELYLFSGGTWEGNAPLFFRGAWETLQPKIADGTFKVMNIPAHTEFIDKAVLTTEEALVMMKQADTDWSPEATATLAANHATTYPPTGTKAYFIAPNDFTSRAINDAFTAAGVTDVIITGQDADILSVARVQDSKQSMTILKDVRTLVANAFEIATLLLDGNDLPAATHFYGESDVPAVPTSVVVVTPENIDKEVVESGYYTQEAIDDAK, encoded by the coding sequence ATGAAAAAGTTATTGGTTTTGGTTTTAGTATTTGTAGTTATGTTGAGTTCAGTTGCTTGCACTCAATCAGAAGGCAAGGGGAGTTCAACACTTGATATTGGAATTATCTTACCAACTCAAAATGAGGAAAGATGGACTCAGGACAAAGAAAGATTCTTAGCGGCGGCAGGCGAAACTGACTACAATGTTGAAATATTGTTCTCAGAAGGGGATTCTGCAGTTGAGGCGACAAACATCGATTCCTTTATTTCAAAAGGCGTAAAAGTCATCATCATCACTGCGCACGATTCAGGCGCGGCGGAATCAGCTGTTCAACGTGCTATTGACGCTGGTGTAAAGGTAATCGCTTACGACCGTATCGTCGATCTGCCAGGCGTTTCGTTTTATGTGACATTCGACTCGATCGTTGTCGGTAACGAACAAGGTCAGTTCCTAATTGATAACGCTACAGGCAAAGACAATGAACTATACCTGTTCTCAGGCGGTACTTGGGAAGGAAATGCACCATTGTTCTTCCGCGGTGCATGGGAAACGCTACAACCTAAAATCGCTGACGGTACATTCAAAGTGATGAACATTCCTGCACATACGGAATTTATCGACAAAGCGGTGTTAACAACTGAAGAAGCACTTGTAATGATGAAACAAGCGGATACAGACTGGTCTCCTGAAGCGACTGCGACTTTAGCTGCGAACCATGCGACTACTTATCCTCCAACAGGCACTAAAGCATACTTTATCGCACCGAATGATTTCACTTCACGTGCTATCAACGATGCATTTACAGCAGCTGGTGTGACAGATGTGATCATTACCGGTCAAGATGCTGATATTCTTTCTGTAGCACGTGTTCAAGACAGCAAGCAATCAATGACTATCCTAAAAGACGTTCGTACATTGGTAGCCAACGCGTTTGAAATTGCTACATTACTATTGGATGGCAATGATTTGCCAGCGGCAACTCATTTTTATGGCGAATCTGATGTTCCAGCAGTTC
- a CDS encoding response regulator, with protein MRILIIDDEQIVLDSVSHILKLNFTDFEIYTARNGKEGLVQLENVRPHIVMTDIRMPGITGIEFIRRARRFDTRVKIIIATAFDQFDYAKEAFRFQIEDYVLKPLTKAKLIELISAVVEKIKREQNRRDIELESIDKLYKSLSIVENNFFHSIINNRAVPHMYSHYRELLGLDFVKGRIVGLEAIGLPDDVNWKQISDYNSRLFDASESFRSAIKLDFDALSSDVMGNKIFGYIETYDEDDLEKLSQLLSGLHDEFINVWGIKVKSVIGPIVEIDQMNESYEAVESLLKHSKEKVSVYSTSELGSYTAADLIAFSEDVFGKVTSLDDKWHMSWTLVERAYLSLTANPMYACEAVDILSLLFMKLVVLFDEEGGNSLSLIQSGKINQFILANEQSKLTLTHNMMDTLVRMLSLGDRNYSEIVSKVMDKIKDCYMEDLTLEGLANEVHVTPQYLSKVFKQDTGITFKTCLTDMRLTKAKVQMISTKDSIKDIAYQVGYNDPNYFVRLFKKVTGFTPGEYQKVMSK; from the coding sequence ATGAGAATTCTTATAATCGATGACGAGCAAATTGTACTTGATTCAGTTTCACATATCTTAAAATTGAATTTTACGGATTTCGAAATCTACACCGCTAGAAATGGCAAAGAAGGTTTGGTTCAGCTTGAGAATGTTCGGCCACATATCGTAATGACTGACATAAGAATGCCTGGAATTACCGGAATTGAATTTATCAGACGTGCAAGACGCTTTGATACAAGAGTGAAGATCATCATCGCCACAGCTTTTGATCAGTTCGACTACGCAAAAGAAGCCTTTAGGTTTCAAATTGAAGATTATGTACTCAAGCCACTAACAAAAGCAAAGCTGATCGAACTGATCAGTGCTGTTGTAGAAAAGATAAAAAGAGAACAAAATCGAAGGGATATCGAGTTAGAAAGCATCGATAAACTGTATAAATCGCTAAGTATCGTCGAGAACAATTTCTTTCATTCCATCATTAACAATCGGGCGGTACCCCATATGTATTCCCACTATAGGGAATTGCTAGGTTTGGATTTTGTAAAGGGACGAATTGTCGGACTTGAGGCGATCGGTCTTCCTGACGATGTGAACTGGAAGCAAATCAGCGATTACAACAGTCGACTGTTTGACGCATCGGAAAGTTTTAGAAGTGCGATAAAGCTCGATTTTGATGCCTTGTCCTCAGATGTAATGGGGAATAAGATATTCGGTTATATCGAAACGTATGACGAGGATGACCTAGAGAAGCTCAGTCAGCTGTTGTCGGGATTGCATGATGAGTTTATCAATGTATGGGGCATTAAGGTGAAATCGGTAATTGGCCCAATCGTGGAGATCGATCAAATGAATGAATCCTATGAAGCGGTGGAATCGCTTTTGAAACATAGTAAAGAGAAAGTTTCTGTATATTCGACAAGTGAGCTTGGAAGCTATACGGCAGCGGATCTGATCGCTTTTTCCGAGGACGTGTTCGGCAAGGTGACATCGTTAGATGACAAATGGCATATGTCATGGACACTTGTAGAAAGGGCTTATTTGAGTTTAACTGCAAATCCAATGTATGCATGCGAGGCTGTTGACATACTGAGCTTGCTTTTTATGAAACTGGTCGTACTTTTTGATGAAGAAGGTGGAAACAGTCTGAGTTTGATTCAATCGGGCAAGATCAATCAGTTCATCTTAGCCAATGAGCAATCCAAGTTGACGCTTACGCATAACATGATGGATACGCTTGTGAGGATGCTGTCACTTGGCGATAGGAACTACTCTGAAATCGTCTCGAAAGTGATGGATAAGATCAAAGACTGCTACATGGAGGACTTAACCCTTGAGGGACTGGCGAATGAAGTACATGTCACACCTCAGTATTTATCAAAAGTGTTCAAGCAGGATACTGGAATCACGTTTAAAACATGCCTGACGGATATGCGTTTAACGAAGGCGAAAGTGCAGATGATAAGCACCAAGGACTCCATCAAAGATATCGCCTATCAGGTGGGGTATAATGATCCCAATTATTTTGTCAGGCTGTTTAAAAAGGTTACAGGATTTACTCCTGGAGAATATCAAAAGGTGATGTCAAAATGA
- a CDS encoding DUF5052 family protein, which yields MKKKIIFITTLLLMLTLSGCTSLKSQFKDLSAEWVGLERTFTVFNDYGDITMSVTGTNTDMQPSEVENVLMIEVDGSRWQHVGSTMIAFETGLVNHIDAYKDALDLSGDNSGTITSIDKALNQFFSNTSGLARVVIIKTQTGMPIAVYEGDKVLVEASALPNTTKILIDNKRLHVYRADLEIIEKSLFD from the coding sequence ATGAAAAAGAAGATCATATTCATCACGACACTCTTGTTAATGCTCACCCTCAGCGGATGCACGAGCCTTAAATCCCAGTTCAAGGACTTAAGCGCCGAATGGGTGGGACTTGAAAGAACCTTCACGGTCTTCAACGACTATGGTGACATCACCATGTCCGTCACAGGCACCAACACCGACATGCAACCCTCAGAAGTTGAAAACGTGCTGATGATCGAAGTCGACGGAAGCAGATGGCAGCACGTGGGATCGACAATGATCGCATTTGAAACAGGGCTTGTCAATCACATCGACGCCTACAAGGACGCACTTGACTTAAGCGGCGACAACAGCGGCACCATCACCTCTATCGACAAGGCGCTCAACCAGTTCTTCTCGAACACGTCAGGACTTGCGAGAGTCGTCATCATCAAAACACAGACAGGCATGCCGATTGCAGTTTACGAAGGCGACAAAGTGCTTGTAGAGGCATCCGCGCTCCCCAATACGACAAAGATACTGATCGACAACAAACGCCTGCATGTCTACCGGGCAGACCTAGAGATCATCGAAAAGTCATTATTTGATTAA
- a CDS encoding S66 peptidase family protein, giving the protein MHIIRPEKLKAGDKVAVVSLSWGGAGDPVIHERYLLAKKRLEEDFGLEVVAMPHALRGTEFVEAHPELRAKDLMDAFKDTSIKAVISAIGGNDTIRLLPFIDYDVIRENPKFFMGYSDTTVNHFMMLKAGVQSFYGPCILMEFAENVKMHDYTDTYLRKVMFSEEPVGEIMPAKLWTAEYLPWDKTENNQTLRTMIEDTKGYEVIQGSGRVEGHLLGGCVEVLDWLRGTELWPDKEVFRGAILFLETSEDQPSPDALLFMLRAIRATGVLDELAGVFVAKPYDECHYEAYKDVFKRVFTTEMDRPDLPVLYNGNFGHTSPMHAMPYMQKARMDLDNRRFHIL; this is encoded by the coding sequence ATGCATATCATAAGACCTGAGAAGTTGAAGGCGGGAGACAAGGTCGCAGTTGTGAGCTTATCATGGGGCGGAGCAGGAGACCCGGTGATTCATGAGCGCTACCTGCTCGCAAAAAAAAGACTTGAGGAAGATTTTGGACTAGAGGTGGTAGCCATGCCCCATGCCTTGAGGGGCACGGAGTTTGTCGAAGCACATCCCGAGCTGAGGGCGAAGGACCTCATGGATGCCTTTAAGGATACGAGTATCAAGGCGGTAATTTCAGCTATCGGAGGCAATGACACCATTCGATTACTTCCTTTCATCGATTATGATGTCATTAGGGAAAATCCAAAGTTCTTTATGGGCTATTCCGATACGACGGTGAACCATTTCATGATGCTTAAGGCAGGTGTTCAGAGTTTTTACGGACCGTGTATCCTGATGGAGTTTGCTGAAAATGTGAAGATGCACGACTACACCGACACCTATCTGCGAAAGGTGATGTTCAGCGAGGAGCCAGTGGGTGAAATCATGCCTGCGAAGCTGTGGACCGCTGAGTATCTGCCTTGGGACAAGACGGAAAACAATCAGACCTTAAGGACGATGATTGAGGATACCAAGGGGTATGAAGTCATCCAGGGCTCTGGAAGGGTGGAAGGCCATCTGCTTGGTGGCTGTGTCGAAGTTTTGGACTGGCTGAGGGGTACTGAACTCTGGCCCGACAAGGAAGTGTTCAGGGGGGCGATCCTGTTTCTTGAGACCAGTGAGGATCAGCCAAGCCCGGATGCGCTGCTCTTTATGCTTAGGGCCATAAGAGCCACAGGGGTGCTTGATGAGCTAGCGGGCGTATTCGTAGCAAAGCCATACGATGAATGCCATTATGAAGCGTACAAAGACGTCTTTAAGAGAGTCTTTACCACTGAGATGGATCGTCCTGACCTTCCGGTGCTTTATAACGGCAACTTCGGACACACTTCACCCATGCATGCTATGCCTTACATGCAAAAGGCAAGGATGGATCTTGATAACAGAAGATTTCATATCTTATAG
- a CDS encoding GNAT family N-acetyltransferase, whose product MEKLILEIEEIIPQQHFLSDEKLRSALASFETYESIGDIFVIRYLDKWFSIDGHHRLLHLYRQGVKRVEVCHDPADDDHFLYRRLAKESLNIGLKTIADLEDRILTNEDFLVDWVGKCQLMLKEHSTPEDNMRFFMSHHEALFDYENKNNHVFVGYSDRPWTYLSVDSEKGLCELLEQVPKVYSNFALIEDWMVKFIDPTDIRVRELICERLYLPASVEVQGDMSAVEELTLQDAHAIQNAHAYGEYTDIDYVKKQIDYGYHGGIRVDGELVAWALTHDDGAIGFLYVMPDHRGKHFGEQITAFIVKRMREDGLPVYVHIEKENLPSIRLAEKMGFVIDRTVRWFSLVSDKT is encoded by the coding sequence ATGGAAAAACTAATACTTGAAATTGAAGAAATAATTCCTCAGCAGCATTTTTTAAGCGATGAAAAGCTGAGGTCCGCTCTGGCGAGCTTTGAAACTTATGAGTCTATCGGTGACATTTTTGTGATCAGGTATCTGGACAAATGGTTTTCAATCGACGGCCATCACAGGCTTCTCCATCTGTATAGGCAGGGAGTCAAGCGTGTTGAGGTATGCCACGACCCTGCGGATGATGATCATTTCTTATATAGACGACTTGCCAAGGAGTCCCTGAATATAGGCCTTAAGACGATTGCAGACCTAGAAGACAGAATACTCACCAATGAGGATTTTTTGGTGGACTGGGTCGGCAAATGCCAGTTGATGCTCAAAGAACATTCGACACCTGAGGACAACATGAGGTTTTTCATGAGTCATCATGAAGCTTTATTCGACTATGAAAACAAAAACAACCATGTCTTTGTCGGATATAGCGACAGGCCCTGGACCTATTTGAGCGTGGACTCGGAGAAGGGGCTTTGTGAGCTACTCGAACAGGTGCCCAAGGTCTACTCGAACTTCGCGCTGATCGAGGACTGGATGGTCAAGTTTATCGATCCGACTGACATAAGGGTCAGAGAACTTATCTGCGAGAGGCTCTACCTGCCAGCTTCAGTAGAAGTACAAGGTGATATGAGTGCTGTAGAAGAACTGACTTTACAGGATGCGCACGCGATTCAGAATGCGCACGCTTATGGCGAATACACGGATATCGATTATGTGAAGAAGCAGATCGACTACGGCTATCACGGCGGAATACGTGTAGACGGAGAACTTGTCGCCTGGGCGCTGACCCATGACGACGGCGCGATCGGATTCTTATATGTGATGCCCGACCATCGAGGCAAGCACTTCGGCGAGCAGATCACAGCCTTTATCGTGAAAAGGATGAGAGAGGACGGACTGCCCGTCTATGTCCATATCGAAAAAGAGAATCTGCCTTCTATCAGGCTCGCTGAGAAGATGGGATTTGTCATCGACAGGACAGTAAGATGGTTCAGCCTTGTAAGTGACAAGACATGA
- a CDS encoding sensor histidine kinase, producing the protein MSLFKRLRKTTIRTKVTGFTLTILVSLLVGYLSMFYITLDISKNFTAMFSDSLTLDTLADEMIRFEKNLESYLNTKSSDSFVSYLDSLERLREMQKKLRLGLSHQESVLKFNGIGNMLDGYFEEASKSITNKRARNIEATILSFERLQKISANIAVVMDDINGGAFNNNVDEFIAMTRTIDQIKLVFIGIFVVVLLLGVVFIVDFTQAVANPIEKLSDYATNISAGNYDFEVETVHGYDEAKVLTQTFKEMSANIKSYVEALKDKAVTENKLRLTEVENLKMQNLLKQAELMALQSQINPHFLFNTINAGLQLAILEDADRTADFLDHMARMFRYNIQSLDNSVTLYDEIKNIRHYEHLMAVRFGEMLSITYEIDDLALEQVMPPLVLQPIVENALIHGLKDKEDNGKIEIYAEVGEDVLSITILDNGKGMDESTRMEMLRTAYEPQIGYQNGLGHTTGLGIANVYERLCAFYGKSHVLTIDSTQGIGTKVILQLPIRNR; encoded by the coding sequence ATGTCGTTATTTAAAAGGCTTAGAAAAACAACCATAAGAACAAAGGTTACCGGTTTTACGCTTACGATACTTGTGAGCTTGTTAGTTGGCTATCTTAGCATGTTTTATATTACGCTTGATATCAGCAAGAATTTTACCGCGATGTTTTCTGACAGCCTGACGCTTGATACGCTGGCCGATGAAATGATCCGCTTTGAAAAAAACCTTGAATCGTATTTGAACACGAAGAGTTCTGACAGTTTTGTCAGTTATCTAGACTCGCTCGAAAGACTGCGTGAGATGCAAAAGAAACTTAGATTGGGACTTAGTCATCAGGAGTCTGTTTTAAAGTTTAACGGCATCGGCAATATGCTTGACGGTTATTTTGAAGAAGCATCTAAATCGATTACCAATAAAAGGGCTAGAAATATCGAAGCAACGATCTTGTCCTTTGAGAGACTACAGAAAATAAGTGCCAATATCGCTGTGGTGATGGATGACATCAACGGCGGAGCTTTCAACAACAATGTTGATGAGTTCATTGCGATGACCAGGACAATTGATCAGATCAAACTCGTTTTCATCGGTATTTTTGTAGTCGTGCTGCTGCTTGGTGTCGTATTCATTGTCGATTTTACCCAGGCGGTCGCAAATCCGATTGAGAAGTTATCTGACTATGCGACAAATATCTCAGCCGGCAATTACGACTTTGAAGTGGAGACGGTTCATGGATATGACGAGGCTAAGGTACTTACTCAAACATTTAAAGAAATGTCTGCGAATATCAAAAGCTATGTTGAAGCCTTAAAGGATAAGGCAGTAACTGAAAACAAGCTTCGATTGACTGAAGTAGAAAACTTAAAAATGCAGAACCTGCTTAAGCAAGCAGAACTGATGGCCTTGCAATCACAAATCAATCCACACTTTCTCTTCAATACAATCAATGCCGGATTACAACTTGCGATTTTAGAAGATGCCGACAGGACTGCTGACTTTTTAGACCATATGGCCCGTATGTTCAGGTATAATATTCAAAGCCTTGATAACTCGGTGACATTGTACGATGAGATTAAGAATATCAGACATTACGAGCATTTGATGGCAGTTAGATTTGGAGAGATGTTAAGCATCACTTATGAGATCGATGATCTTGCCCTTGAACAAGTCATGCCCCCGCTGGTGCTTCAACCGATTGTCGAAAATGCGCTTATTCATGGATTGAAAGATAAAGAGGACAATGGAAAAATTGAGATTTATGCTGAAGTTGGAGAAGACGTGCTGAGTATTACCATACTTGACAATGGAAAAGGGATGGATGAATCAACGCGTATGGAGATGTTAAGGACAGCCTACGAGCCTCAGATCGGATATCAAAATGGACTGGGACATACCACAGGGCTGGGAATTGCCAACGTATACGAGCGTCTTTGCGCGTTTTATGGTAAGTCTCATGTACTTACCATTGACAGTACACAGGGGATTGGAACAAAAGTGATTTTACAACTACCAATAAGAAACAGGTGA
- a CDS encoding methyl-accepting chemotaxis protein — translation MKQHQKISVKIIGLVLILIIMLVGVISVTTYSALSTSLSRQMQQTVNGVYSAVSSRVNFEELLTDGIEEDDADYVKVKANLITIRDSANLEFLHIVKKTDAGYVYIVDGLSVDDEESVDINEPTENEYDTFYDKVFESKTKLYGKFEEYNNEILYSNYFPLLNQDREVVAALGMDFDVTDEVDQVKKAFIKLELISIIAMIVIAVSLSVSIHFLLRPIKELKSACEQMAGYDLAVTIKENYQGEFKGLAEALGTMKINNLLLIGEIQQLTRGIHSTFNGIQDATTGISAMVQENTASLSVVQENVDGQVRAVDDLGLISEDTQSSVNSIFETIEGATTAGDAVRGYADASNKAMQEMKTTIDSTAKGFMAINDKLSVLYDTSGAILSIIGTIKGIANQTNLLALNASIEAARAGEQGRGFAVVAEEIRKLAEESAVSVEKIDTIVHTVLNDIQASNSIAKEQVGAVAGAQTQVIETISAYDTTEESTREIISEMTRVKSQMETLVRHQALVLERTDFIKDLSHKNHEAIGEVNSASQESASHVEEISSSMHELQEIIDKLEKQVNLFHIEL, via the coding sequence ATGAAACAGCATCAAAAAATAAGTGTTAAGATTATAGGCCTGGTGTTGATCCTAATCATCATGCTAGTAGGAGTGATATCGGTGACGACCTACAGCGCACTGTCCACATCACTTTCAAGGCAGATGCAACAGACGGTAAATGGAGTCTACAGCGCAGTCTCATCAAGAGTGAACTTTGAGGAGCTATTGACAGACGGTATCGAGGAAGACGATGCGGACTATGTGAAGGTCAAGGCCAACCTGATCACGATCAGGGATTCTGCCAATCTTGAGTTTTTACATATTGTAAAGAAAACAGATGCCGGTTACGTGTACATCGTAGATGGATTATCTGTGGATGATGAGGAGTCGGTGGATATCAACGAGCCGACAGAAAATGAATACGATACCTTCTATGATAAGGTATTTGAGTCGAAAACCAAATTGTATGGAAAGTTCGAAGAGTATAACAATGAGATACTATACAGCAACTACTTTCCACTGCTTAACCAGGATCGAGAGGTGGTTGCAGCCCTAGGGATGGATTTTGATGTCACCGACGAGGTGGATCAGGTAAAAAAGGCCTTCATAAAACTGGAACTCATCTCGATTATTGCGATGATCGTCATAGCCGTCTCTCTTTCCGTTTCGATTCATTTCTTGCTTAGACCGATCAAGGAACTCAAAAGCGCATGTGAGCAGATGGCAGGGTACGACTTGGCTGTCACCATCAAGGAAAACTATCAAGGTGAGTTCAAAGGTCTGGCGGAGGCTCTTGGAACTATGAAGATCAACAACCTGCTGCTTATCGGAGAGATCCAACAGCTGACACGAGGTATCCATTCGACGTTCAACGGAATCCAAGATGCGACTACGGGAATTTCAGCGATGGTTCAGGAAAACACGGCAAGTCTAAGTGTGGTTCAAGAAAATGTGGATGGACAGGTAAGGGCTGTGGACGACCTTGGACTCATCAGCGAAGACACCCAGTCGAGTGTGAACTCCATCTTTGAAACGATCGAAGGGGCGACAACGGCAGGTGACGCTGTGAGAGGGTATGCCGACGCTTCGAATAAGGCGATGCAGGAAATGAAGACGACGATCGATTCGACTGCCAAAGGATTCATGGCGATCAATGACAAGTTGTCGGTTCTCTACGACACTTCGGGAGCGATCCTATCGATCATAGGAACCATCAAGGGGATTGCCAACCAGACCAACCTGCTGGCGCTCAATGCATCGATCGAAGCCGCACGAGCAGGTGAGCAAGGGAGAGGATTTGCGGTAGTCGCAGAGGAAATCAGAAAGCTCGCCGAGGAGTCCGCTGTCTCTGTAGAAAAAATCGACACTATCGTCCATACGGTCCTTAACGACATCCAAGCGTCAAACAGCATCGCCAAGGAACAGGTGGGGGCGGTCGCAGGTGCGCAGACACAAGTGATAGAGACTATTTCCGCTTACGATACGACTGAGGAATCCACAAGGGAGATCATCTCTGAGATGACAAGAGTGAAATCTCAAATGGAGACCTTGGTGAGGCATCAGGCCCTGGTACTTGAAAGAACTGACTTCATCAAGGACTTGTCCCACAAAAACCATGAAGCCATAGGCGAAGTGAACAGTGCCTCTCAGGAATCCGCATCGCATGTCGAGGAAATCAGCTCCAGCATGCATGAGCTGCAAGAAATCATCGACAAGCTTGAAAAACAGGTCAATCTATTTCATATCGAATTGTAA
- a CDS encoding sugar ABC transporter substrate-binding protein: MKKVFAILLIVMLLFSLSACSKPSEASSDKPILIGLSLDSLVVERWQRDMEIIVANANQEGYEVDVRIANENVERQISQIEDMINSGVKVLIILPNDADSLSEVIQKAKRQGIYVIAYDRLIKNAPVDLYISFDNRGIGKSLAKELIGKSDLENRTTPLHLAIINGDPKDNNAHLLNQGYYDEIRTLVVTGKIEVVTEVWANEWREAVAKSAIEELVLSEIPLDGIIAANDVLATGAIHVLSEFKLAGDVIVVSQDAELSACQRIVEGTQLATIYKPINDLANETVSAAVQVLNGNEVAYGETIWNGEREVPFKKLEFQVVNEATIKEIIIDSGFHSAQDVYLHVNQQ, encoded by the coding sequence ATGAAGAAAGTGTTTGCTATCCTACTGATCGTCATGCTGCTGTTTAGCTTAAGCGCTTGCTCAAAACCAAGTGAAGCAAGCTCTGACAAGCCGATACTGATCGGCTTGTCGCTTGATTCATTGGTGGTCGAGCGCTGGCAACGCGACATGGAGATTATCGTTGCCAATGCGAATCAAGAAGGTTATGAAGTTGATGTGCGAATTGCAAATGAAAACGTTGAAAGGCAAATCAGTCAAATCGAGGATATGATCAATTCAGGTGTAAAAGTCCTAATCATACTACCTAATGATGCGGATAGCTTAAGTGAGGTTATCCAAAAAGCGAAAAGGCAAGGCATTTATGTGATCGCCTATGATCGTCTGATCAAAAATGCTCCTGTCGATCTCTATATCTCTTTTGACAATCGTGGTATAGGCAAGTCTCTTGCCAAGGAGCTGATCGGGAAAAGCGATTTGGAAAACAGAACTACTCCACTGCATCTGGCAATTATCAATGGTGATCCAAAGGATAACAATGCCCACCTTTTGAATCAGGGGTATTATGATGAAATCAGAACTTTGGTCGTTACAGGTAAAATAGAGGTGGTAACAGAAGTTTGGGCTAACGAATGGCGAGAAGCTGTTGCTAAGTCTGCAATAGAGGAATTGGTACTCTCAGAAATCCCTTTAGATGGCATCATCGCGGCAAATGACGTATTGGCGACTGGTGCGATTCATGTACTTTCGGAATTCAAGTTGGCAGGTGATGTGATTGTAGTATCACAGGATGCGGAGTTGTCTGCATGCCAACGTATCGTTGAAGGAACTCAATTGGCCACGATTTACAAGCCGATCAACGATCTGGCAAATGAAACAGTCAGTGCTGCGGTTCAAGTGTTAAACGGCAATGAGGTTGCATACGGAGAAACCATATGGAACGGCGAGCGTGAAGTGCCATTTAAAAAACTGGAGTTTCAAGTGGTGAATGAAGCTACGATTAAAGAGATCATTATCGATTCAGGCTTCCATTCAGCACAAGATGTCTATTTACATGTGAATCAGCAATGA